Genomic DNA from Pseudomonas helmanticensis:
TAGCTATTATTTATTAAGGGTCAGCAGATGAAAAAACAGACAGAATTTTATTGTTGTTAAACCCCGATAAAAATGTACGTCTACAGTCGTACATTGACAAGCGTTATTATCAGACTTCTTGCATATTTCAGTAAAAGACCCATAACTGTCCGACAAAAACTCCAGGCGTAAAGTGTCAGCCGAACTTGCACGCAAGTTACGGTCTGTACAGTTAATTTATTACCGGGAGCCGGCGCGTCGGTCACTGACCTCCGAGAGTGATGCCCAGTCCTGATCGGCCTGACCATGGGCCATGCCATCGAGCAGGTTGTCCTTCAACACACTGGCAAACGGCAGCGGCACCTGCGCAGCTTCGCCGGCTTCCAGCGCCAGGCGCACATCCTTGAGCCCCAGCGACAGTTTGAATCCGGCAGGCTCGAATTGTTTGTCGACCATCAGTTTGCCGTAGCCCTGATAGACCGGAACCGCGAACAGCGTCGAGGTGATCATCTCGATGAAATCCGCGCGGCTGATGCCGTAACCAGTAGCCAGGGTCGAGGCCTCGGCGGTCGCTTCGATCGCGGCGGCAATCATCAGGTTGGCCGAGAGTTTGGCAACGCAAGCGCTTTCAGCGTCCGCGCCGAACGGCCAGGTCTTGCGCCCCAGCACGTCGAACAATGGCTGCACCCGCGCCAGTGCCTCAGCGGCCCCGGAAGCGAGGATATTCAGGTTGCCAGCCGCCGCGACGTCCACCCGGCCCAACACCGGCGCCGAGACATAACCAACACCGCGCGCCTGGTGCAGGGCGGCCATTTCCCGGGCCAGGGCGACAGACACCGTGGACATGTTGACGTGAATGCTGCCGGGCGCCAGACCGTCGATGGCAGCGGCATCGAGAAACACCGCACGAATCGCGGTGTCGTCGCCGAGCATCGAAATCAGCACCTCGGCGCGAGCGGCAAGCGCCGGGCTGTCGACGGCTTCAGCGCCAGCAGCGACCAATGCTTGTAGCGGCGCTGCCGAGCGGTTCCACACACGCACTCGATGCCCGGCCTTCAGCAGGTTCAGCACCATCGGTGCGCCCATCGTGCCCAACCCGATAAATCCCAGTTCCATGTCGCGCTCCCGTCTAGATGAGGTCTTCGAAATCCGTTCGAACGATGATCCACGATTGCGATTGTACGTGTACAGGCGTACATTTCAAGTGCCGCGAAGATTTAACCTTCGCGGCAGGGTTTCAAACGAACCTTTACCCAAGGCAAGGAGGCTTTATGCAATTCGGGATCTACACCGTTGGCGACGTCACGCAAGACCCTACCAACGCCCGTACCCCCAGCGAATCGGAACGCATCCAGGCGACCCTGCAAATTGCGCAGAAAGCCGAAGACATCGGTCTGGATGTTTTCGCCACCGGCGAGCATCACAACCCACCGTTCATCACCTCCTCCCCCACCACGCTGCTGGCGTACATCGCCGCAAAAACCCAGCGCATCATTTTATCGACGTCCACCACGCTCATCAGCACCAACGACCCGGTGCGCCTGGCCGAAGAATATTCGCTGCTGCAAAACCTCTGCAGCGGGCGCATGGACTTGATGCTCGGGCGCGGCAACACCGCACCGGTCTATCCATGGTTCGGCAAAAGCATCACCGACGGCCTGCCGCTGGCGATGGAAAACTATCGCCTGCTGCATCGGCTCTGGCGCGAAGAAGACATCAACTGGAGCGGTCGCTTTCGCACCCCGTTGAACAACTTCACGTCCATTCCGCGCCCGCTGGACGACCTGCCGCCCTTCGTCTGGCATGGCTCGATCCGCACCCCGGAAATCGCCGAACAAGCGGCGTATTACGGCGACGGTTTTTTCGCCAGCCACATCCTCTGGCCGCGCGAGCATTTCATGGCTCTGGTCGAGTTCTATCGGGCGCGTTTCGCCCACTACGGCCATGGCACGCCGGAGCAAGCCATTGTCGGTCTCGGCGGGCACATTTTCATGCGCCGCAACTCTCAGGATGCCCGCCGCGAATTCCGTCCCTACTTCGACAACGCGCCGGTGTATGGCCACGGTCCATCCCTGGAAGAGTTCATGGAGATGACCCCACTGGCCGTCGGCAGCCCGCAGGAAATCATCGACAAGACACTGACCTTCCGCGAGTACTTCGGCGACTATCAGCGCCAGCTCTTCCTGTTCGACCATGGCGGCATTCCGTTGAAAACCGTGCTGGAACAACTCGACATGTTCGGCAAGGAAGTGCTGCCGGTGCTGCGTGAAGAAACCCGCAAACGCCGCTCGCCGCTGGCCGCCGAAGCACCGACCCACGCCAATCGCCTGGCACATCTGCAATCGCTGCAGATGCCGCCTGCCGACCAACGCCCGAACGCTAAAACCGCCCAGGCGGACAGCGTCACCGGCCACTAAAACCGCAGAAAGCGAGCGTGCTCGCAAAGGCGCTCGTGCGGGGTGTTGACCCCGCCGAGCGCTTCGCCGGCAAACTCGCTCCACCTGACGCTTTGAACAATCAGGCCGCGCCCTTCAGCGAGCGCTGGGCATCCAGCACTGTCAGCACATCATCGTTGATCAACCGCGCCAGATACTGACCGTAACCGGTCTTGCTCATGCTGCCCGCCAGCACCAGCAACTGCGCGTCATCGATCCAGCCCTTGTTGTAGGCAATCTCTTCGAGGCAGGCGATTTTCAGGCCCTGACGTTTCTCGATGGCCTGGACAAAATTGCCCGCTTCCATCAACGCGTCGTGAGTCCCGGTATCCAGCCAGGCCATGCCACGGCCCATCACCGAAACGTTCAATTGGCCACGTTGCAGGTAGACATTGTTGACGTCGGTAATTTCCAGTTCGCCGCGTGGCGACGGCTGGATCTCGGCGGCAATGCGCAGCACTTCGTTGTCGTAGAAATACAGGCCGGTGACGGCGAAGTTGGACTTCGGCTCGCTCGGTTTTTCGCAAATGCTCAGGGCCTTGCCGTTGGCATCGAATTCCACTACGCCGAAGCGTTCAGGGTCCGCCACGTAGTAGCCGAACACGGTCGCGCCCTCTTCGCGGGTCGCGGCCTGCAACAGCGTTTCGCCGAAACCGGCGCCGTAGAAAATATTGTCGCCGAGCACCAGGCAGACGTTATCGTCGCCGACGAATTCGCGACCGATGATGAACGCCTGGGCCAGGCCGTCCGGGCTCGGTTGCACGGCATAACTCAGGCTCAGGCCCAATTGGCTGCCGTCACCGAGCATGCGCTGGAAACCCGGCAGATCTTCGGGGGTGGAGATGATCAGGATCTCGCGAATTTCCGCCAGCATCAGCACCGACAGCGGGTAGTAGATCATCGGTTTGTCATACACCGGCAGCGACTGTTTGGAGACGCCCAGAGTGATTGGATGCAACCGCGAGCCAGCGCCGCCCGCCAGCAGAATTCCCTTGTACTTGGCCATGCCTGTTTCCTTTTCAGCAATAGATGACTGACGCCAGCCGGCGTCATTGAACGGGAGTTGATTTCAAGCCACGCGGGCTTCTTGCAGATGATCGCCGAGGCGTTCCAGGGCATAGGCGCCGGAGATCACACGAATCCACCAGGCGCGATTGTCGAGGTACCAGTCGACGGTTTTTTTCATGCCGCTTTCGAAGGTTTCCTGCGGCGTCCAGCCCAACTGCGCCTGAATCTTGCCGGCATCGACGGCATAGCGTTTGTCGTGGCCCGGACGATCCTTGACGAAGGTGATCAGGTCGCGGAAATGCGCGACCCCGGCCGGCTTCTGCGCACCACGTGCTTCAAGCAGATCGCACAAGGTGTGCACCACTTCAAGATTGGTTTTTTCGTTGTGGCCACCGATGTTGTAGGTCTGCCCCACTTCACCGTTGCTGACCACCGCATACAGCGCCCGGGCGTGATCTTCGACAAACAGCCAGTCGCGGATCTGCGCACCGTCGCCATACACCGGCAGCGGCTTGCCTTGCAGTGCATTGAGAATCACGTGCGGAATGAGTTTTTCCGGAAAGTGATAAGGCCCGTAATTGTTCGAGCAATTGCTCATCACCACCGGCAAACCAAACGTGCGATGCCAGGCGCGTACCAGATGATCCGAACCGGCCTTGGTCGCCGAATAGGGCGAACTCGGCGCATAGGCGGTCGTCTCGGTAAACGCCGGATCTTCAGGTTCCAGATCGCCGTAAACCTCGTCGGTGGAAATATGGTGGAAGCGGAACGCCTGCTGACGCTCAGCGTCCAGACGGTTCCAATAGCCGCGTGCGGCTTCGAGCATGGTGTAAGTGCCGACGATGTTGGTTTCGATGAAGGCCTGCGGGCCGTCGATCGAACGATCCACATGCGATTCAGCCGCCAGATGCATCACCGCGTCCGGTTGCAGGCGCGCGAAGATTTCGTCCAGCGCCGGCTTGTCGCAAATGTCCACCTGGCAGAAACGATAACGCGGCGAGTCCGCCACCTCGGCCAACGACTCGAGATTGCCGGCGTAGGTCAACTTGTCGACATTGATCACTTCGCAGTCGGTCTCATTGAGCAGAAACCGCACCACTGCCGAGCCGATAAAGCCCGCGCCCCCTGTCACTAAAATTTTCATCAGCGCCTCCCCTGGCAAAATGATGATTCACAGTCCTTCGATACTGCCCGCCTTCAGGGGCGGTTCAGTTCAGCAATGCCACCCAGTATTGCGACAGGCCTTGCTCAAGAATCAGCAGCGTCTGAATGCAGACGAAGCTTTCGTCGGTGGTGGCCGAGGTCGAGTTGAGCGGGCCGAAACCACCGTCCTGTTTCTGGTGAGAGGCGATCCAGTCCTTCGACGCCTGCAAATGAGTCGGCTGAGCGTCGAGCAGGTACATCGCCGCGATCGCCATGTAAGTACCCACCAGACTGACCGCTTTGCCCGGCCGATAGTGGAACGAGCCGTTTTCCAGTTGCAGGCTTTGCAGCCATGCCACGGTCTGCCGC
This window encodes:
- a CDS encoding NAD(P)-dependent oxidoreductase, with the protein product MSKTSSRRERDMELGFIGLGTMGAPMVLNLLKAGHRVRVWNRSAAPLQALVAAGAEAVDSPALAARAEVLISMLGDDTAIRAVFLDAAAIDGLAPGSIHVNMSTVSVALAREMAALHQARGVGYVSAPVLGRVDVAAAGNLNILASGAAEALARVQPLFDVLGRKTWPFGADAESACVAKLSANLMIAAAIEATAEASTLATGYGISRADFIEMITSTLFAVPVYQGYGKLMVDKQFEPAGFKLSLGLKDVRLALEAGEAAQVPLPFASVLKDNLLDGMAHGQADQDWASLSEVSDRRAGSR
- a CDS encoding LLM class flavin-dependent oxidoreductase; its protein translation is MQFGIYTVGDVTQDPTNARTPSESERIQATLQIAQKAEDIGLDVFATGEHHNPPFITSSPTTLLAYIAAKTQRIILSTSTTLISTNDPVRLAEEYSLLQNLCSGRMDLMLGRGNTAPVYPWFGKSITDGLPLAMENYRLLHRLWREEDINWSGRFRTPLNNFTSIPRPLDDLPPFVWHGSIRTPEIAEQAAYYGDGFFASHILWPREHFMALVEFYRARFAHYGHGTPEQAIVGLGGHIFMRRNSQDARREFRPYFDNAPVYGHGPSLEEFMEMTPLAVGSPQEIIDKTLTFREYFGDYQRQLFLFDHGGIPLKTVLEQLDMFGKEVLPVLREETRKRRSPLAAEAPTHANRLAHLQSLQMPPADQRPNAKTAQADSVTGH
- the rfbA gene encoding glucose-1-phosphate thymidylyltransferase RfbA — translated: MAKYKGILLAGGAGSRLHPITLGVSKQSLPVYDKPMIYYPLSVLMLAEIREILIISTPEDLPGFQRMLGDGSQLGLSLSYAVQPSPDGLAQAFIIGREFVGDDNVCLVLGDNIFYGAGFGETLLQAATREEGATVFGYYVADPERFGVVEFDANGKALSICEKPSEPKSNFAVTGLYFYDNEVLRIAAEIQPSPRGELEITDVNNVYLQRGQLNVSVMGRGMAWLDTGTHDALMEAGNFVQAIEKRQGLKIACLEEIAYNKGWIDDAQLLVLAGSMSKTGYGQYLARLINDDVLTVLDAQRSLKGAA
- the rfbB gene encoding dTDP-glucose 4,6-dehydratase, which translates into the protein MKILVTGGAGFIGSAVVRFLLNETDCEVINVDKLTYAGNLESLAEVADSPRYRFCQVDICDKPALDEIFARLQPDAVMHLAAESHVDRSIDGPQAFIETNIVGTYTMLEAARGYWNRLDAERQQAFRFHHISTDEVYGDLEPEDPAFTETTAYAPSSPYSATKAGSDHLVRAWHRTFGLPVVMSNCSNNYGPYHFPEKLIPHVILNALQGKPLPVYGDGAQIRDWLFVEDHARALYAVVSNGEVGQTYNIGGHNEKTNLEVVHTLCDLLEARGAQKPAGVAHFRDLITFVKDRPGHDKRYAVDAGKIQAQLGWTPQETFESGMKKTVDWYLDNRAWWIRVISGAYALERLGDHLQEARVA